CTCGGTTTGGAAAACCGCCTCGACTATTATTTTCTCGCCAAGCCGACGATCAAGAGCGGCGAAGATTTGAAGGGCAAAAAAGTCGGCATCGGCACGCCCGCCGGTTCTGCGTCGTTGGCGGCCTACGTGTCGTTGGATTTTCTCGGCCTGGTGCCGCGCCGCGACAACATCGTCCTGCTTGGCGTCGGCGGCGTTCCCGAGCGCATGGCCGCGCTACGCGCCGGCACCGTCGACGCGACGACGCTGTCGCCTGAGATCGGCCAGCAGGTACTTGGCGAAGGTTATCGCGTGTTGGTCGATCTCGGCAAAGAAAACGTCCAGTTCCAATCTTCCGGCCTGGTTTTTTCCCGAACCTTCATCAAAAGCAATCTTCAGCTGGTTGAAAACATCACCAAGGCGACGGTGGAAGGCGTGGCCTACATTCACAAGCCGGCCAACAAAGAAGTAGTGCTCAAAAGCCTCGGCCGCAATTTGCGCTTGAGTAAGCCCGATCAGATGGAGAAGGCTTATCAA
This sequence is a window from Deltaproteobacteria bacterium. Protein-coding genes within it:
- a CDS encoding ABC transporter substrate-binding protein — encoded protein: MRHEMRNRVRIIFLTACLMSASEAALRAAEPTKVLIAHGAISNNVEPLWIAKEQGIFRKYGIDAELVFIIAGRAMQAMLAGQVPVGLVGGTHVVNANTGGSDFSMVLGLENRLDYYFLAKPTIKSGEDLKGKKVGIGTPAGSASLAAYVSLDFLGLVPRRDNIVLLGVGGVPERMAALRAGTVDATTLSPEIGQQVLGEGYRVLVDLGKENVQFQSSGLVFSRTFIKSNLQLVENITKATVEGVAYIHKPANKEVVLKSLGRNLRLSKPDQMEKAYQGLVGGLPKKPCPSTEGMIAVIKLMAQHGINAKASTLKAEEQLDLSFCKRFEDSGFFKNLY